In the Drosophila takahashii strain IR98-3 E-12201 chromosome 3R, DtakHiC1v2, whole genome shotgun sequence genome, one interval contains:
- the fd96Cb gene encoding fork head domain-containing protein FD5: MPRPLKMTYGDQKPPYSYISLTAMAIIHSPQRLLPLSEIYRFIMEQFPYYRKNTQKWQNSLRHNLSFNDCFIKVPRNVTKAGKGSYWTLHPMAFDMFENGSLLRRRKRFRVKQLEKDISNWKFAAANTEMVSHYLDDQLTQMAFADPTRNGVQMAASNYDLGNATAAAAQMSPYKGIPPIIPSTITQLPVRPKRAFTIESLIAPDPKNSASEGLVHMDYGSPDVAEVAALKKPPFNLPFNFNELAAQYHLYFPSFLYNSQYGNIPCYQKTPPLFHNDPLPVF; encoded by the coding sequence ATGCCACGCCCATTGAAAATGACCTACGGTGATCAGAAGCCCCCATACTCGTACATATCATTAACGGCCATGGCCATTATACATTCGCCGCAACGATTGCTGCCGCTCAGTGAGATATATCGATTTATTATGGAGCAGTTCCCCTATTACCGGAAAAACACGCAAAAATGGCAAAACTCATTGCGGCATAATCTGAGTTTCAACGATTGTTTCATCAAAGTTCCAAGGAATGTGACGAAGGCGGGCAAAGGATCCTACTGGACCCTCCATCCGATGGCCTTCGATATGTTCGAAAACGGCAGTCTGCTGAGGAGACGGAAGCGCTTCCGCGTCAAGCAGTTGGAAAAGGATATATCGAATTGGAAATTTGCCGCCGCCAATACAGAGATGGTATCCCACTACCTGGACGACCAGCTAACGCAGATGGCCTTTGCCGATCCGACGCGAAATGGTGTTCAGATGGCCGCCAGCAACTATGATCTCGGGAATGcaactgccgctgctgctcaaATGTCACCCTATAAGGGTATTCCGCCAATCATTCCATCGACTATAACTCAACTTCCGGTGCGTCCGAAGCGAGCCTTTACCATCGAGAGTCTCATTGCTCCGGATCCCAAAAATTCGGCAAGTGAGGGACTAGTGCACATGGATTACGGAAGTCCCGACGTTGCCGAAGTTGCCGCGTTGAAAAAGCCGCCGTTCAATTTGCCATTTAATTTCAACGAACTCGCCGCGCAGTATCACTTGTACTTCCCGAGTTTCCTGTACAACAGCCAATATGGCAATATACCTTGCTATCAGAAAACACCGCCGCTCTTTCATAACGACCCATTGCCGGTCTTTTGA
- the LOC108062930 gene encoding alpha/beta hydrolase domain-containing protein 17B: MFSISELCCMFCCPPCPGPIAAKLAFQPPEPTYKLTPADDTNIRYNLQLFDRAEWQYSEREKSKVEAFFTRTSRGNLITCIYVRCSKNAKYTLLFSHGNAVDLGQMSSFYLTLGSQINCNIFGYDYSGYGMSGGKPSEKNLYADIEAAWQAMRTRFNISPETIILYGQSIGTVPTVDLASRHEVGAVILHSPLMSGLRVVFRNTKRTWFFDAFPSIDKVAKVKAPVLVIHGTDDEVIDFSHGIGIYERCPKTVEPFWVEGAGHNDVELHPHYYERLRKFLSVELVK, translated from the exons ATGTTCAGCATTAGCGAGCTCTGTTGCATGTTCTGCTGCCCCCCATGTCCGGGTCCCATTGCGGCCAAGTTGGCCTTCCAGCCGCCGGAGCCCACATACAAACTGACCCCAGCGGACGACACCAATATCCGCTACAACCTGCAGCTGTTCGACCGCGCCGAGTGGCAGTACTCGGAGCGGGAGAAGTCCAAGGTGGAGGCCTTCTTCACGCGCACCTCGCGCGGCAACCTGATCACCTGCATCTATGTGCGGTGCAGCAAGAACGCCAAGTACACGCTGCTCTTCTCCCACGGCAATGCCGTCGATCTGGGCCAGATGAGCAGCTTCTACCTGACCCTGGGCTCCCAGATCAATTGCAACATCTTTGGCTACGACTATTCCGGCTACGGAATGAGCGGCGGGAAGCCGTCGGAGAAGAATCTATATGCGGATATAGAGGCCGCCTGGCAGGCGATGAGAACCAG ATTCAACATCAGCCCGGAGACAATCATCTTGTATGGCCAGAGCATTGGCACCGTGCCCACTGTGGATTTGGCCTCGCGTCACGAAGTCGGCGCCGTAATACTCCACTCGCCACTGATGTCCGGCCTGCGGGTCGTCTTCCGGAACACAAAGAGAACCTGGTTCTTCGATGCCTTTCCCAG CATTGATAAGGTGGCCAAGGTGAAGGCTCCCGTTCTGGTTATCCACGGCACCGACGACGAGGTCATCGACTTCTCCCACGGCATCGGAATCTACGAGCGGTGTCCTAAGACTGTCGAGCCGTTTTGGGTGGAG GGCGCCGGACACAACGATGTGGAGCTGCATCCGCATTATTACGAGCGACTGCGCAAGTTTCTTTCGGTGGAACTCGTCAAATGA
- the LOC108062928 gene encoding uncharacterized protein encodes MNANIYLNSQHTQLSGRYLNNKVSQQIDADSIKRVASNRSLKDSQKVLSISSTIICNCEKAHKSNGSDSETNEEIKIKLNPDTGSKLAAISKFKDPKLSITTEKNALDNSTKGCLQLKSSIGTDKRALSPRLTLHKSGFQQAIIISDESEVTKSPRLDSQKTRQLSSNSDNQFYRQLTHKISKSEQTSPNNVEIDKANFLYDTNNRSTGCLVYPSDPWIKNSHIKNSLSPKAEKYLNMHHNIDPWVKRQADATVEVSRLPKTKNIYREKSLSSINNKLISTRTEKSKCEKPQLKHSKTEIDDDQGLLNEPGLLFAPFSPQYRNTSHKIWSLDQPSNDLKGNVQSKSASFLPDKVKEISSPLPNHARKSVYQNNSNLLCPNDQARSLLQVEKLHSRHSSLSIPTQSKEELPLNIRRLSEQIREPPLEKNISLSLSDRNVSKIPTSDETHSVGPHRTDKLHVSRDAAVQSASRLEDFISLKRVPKDSTTVNNVNPFTSTYKPDPLLETTC; translated from the coding sequence ATGAATGCTAATATATATCTAAATAGCCAGCATACCCAACTTTCCGGTcgatatttaaataacaagGTGTCGCAACAAATCGACGCTGATAGTATAAAAAGAGTGGCATCCAACAGATCTCTAAAGGACAGTCAAAAAGTCTTATCCATTTCATCCACCATAATATGCAACTGTGAGAAGGCCCACAAGTCCAATGGGTCCGATTCGGAAACAAACgaggaaatcaaaatcaaattaaatccaGATACTGGTAGCAAACTGGCTGCCATTAGCAAATTCAAAGACCCCAAGCTATCTATTACGACCGAAAAGAACGCCTTAGATAATTCAACCAAGGGGTGCTTGCAATTGAAAAGTTCGATTGGAACGGATAAAAGAGCCCTGTCCCCGAGACTGACATTGCATAAGAGTGGCTTTCAACAGGCCATCATAATATCCGATGAAAGCGAAGTCACGAAATCGCCGCGACTAGATTCCCAAAAAACTAGACAGCTTTCCAGTAATTCAGACAATCAATTTTATCGCCAGCTTACTCATAAAATTAGCAAATCGGAGCAAACTTCCCCCAACAACGTCGAGATAGATAAGGCAAACTTTCTTTATGATACCAACAATAGAAGTACCGGCTGCTTGGTGTATCCCTCGGATCCATGGATAAAGAATTCACACATTAAGAACAGCCTGTCACCCAAGGCggaaaagtatttaaacatGCATCACAACATCGATCCATGGGTCAAGCGGCAGGCGGATGCCACAGTGGAGGTTTCCCGGCttcctaaaactaaaaatatctaTCGCGAAAAATCCCTTTCTTCCATAAACAACAAACTTATTTCGACCAGAACTGAGAAATCAAAGTGTGAGAAGCCGCAGTTGAAGCATTCAAAAACCGAGATTGATGACGATCAGGGACTCTTAAATGAACCAGGCCTGCTTTTTGCTCCATTCTCTCCACAATATCGTAATACATCGCATAAAATTTGGTCCCTCGACCAGCCTTCTAACGATCTAAAAGGAAACGTTCAAAGCAAGTCTGCCAGTTTTTTACCGGACAAAGTAAAGGAGATCTCCAGTCCATTGCCGAACCATGCTAGAAAATCTGTGTATCAAAATAACAGCAATTTGCTGTGTCCAAACGATCAAGCCAGATCATTGCTTCAAGTAGAAAAATTGCATTCTAGACATAGCTCTTTATCGATTCCCACTCAATCAAAAGAGGAACTTCCCCTCAATATCCGTCGACTGTCTGAGCAGATTCGTGAGCCGCCTTTAGAGAAGAACATTTCTTTGTCTCTCAGCGATCGTAACGTTAGTAAAATTCCAACATCTGATGAGACTCATTCGGTTGGCCCTCACAGAACGGATAAACTTCATGTGAGTAGGGATGCCGCTGTGCAGAGTGCCAGTCGCCTTGAGGACTTTATCTCCCTAAAACGAGTCCCCAAAGATTCCACAACTGTTAATAATGTAAACCCCTTTACGAGTACTTATAAGCCTGATCCACTTTTAGAAACCACCTGTTAA
- the LOC108062929 gene encoding uncharacterized protein: MLGLRVLLAFNIILFGIFRGECAVVNKDNKVYLTEEGVKNSLIEAQSIGRIVNRIKDKEINQNPLPAASYVGDITRTSHTDHEYPCPHASSDIPQMNAAEEPKINGNPSVTRTEFGSQIKTQSTYSTDFQLQIQNPRPVQHIHYHYLVPNTTPKPIINYVSQSESNGYNVNSENKHYSSVDSQPSHINGNNLQYGNREVTQNNPLYSAVDNSGYLYDSPDEHQGQASENTSVYELRDPGTLGQEAILKTNTEVPIQTQQMETVSPSPNPPEVYFIKYYGNESNKTTTSPESQTSSDSSNEVSDGSGLIDIRTGVIDEVLDSQKKPYNEHSAYNVPLN, translated from the coding sequence atgttaggCTTAAGAGTGCTACTTgcgtttaatataattttattcggAATTTTCCGTGGAGAGTGTGCTGTCGTAAATAAAGataataaagtttatttaacaGAAGAAGGTGTAAAAAATTCCCTAATTGAAGCTCAGTCGATTGGAAGAATTGTCAACCGCATAAAGGACAAGGAAATTAATCAAAACCCCTTACCAGCAGCTAGTTATGTTGGTGATATTACGCGTACATCCCACACAGATCATGAATACCCCTGCCCACATGCATCATCTGATATACCTCAAATGAATGCTGCAGAAGAACCAAAAATCAATGGAAACCCATCAGTTACGCGAACCGAGTTCGGATCCCAAATAAAAACTCAGTCAACATATTCCACTGATTTTCAATTGCAAATACAGAACCCACGACCAGTGCAGCACATTCATTACCATTATCTGGTGCCCAATACCACTCCAAAGCCGATAATAAATTATGTATCTCAAAGTGAATCCAACGGCTACAAtgtaaattcagaaaataaacattattCGTCCGTTGACTCGCAGCCCTCACATATCAATGGAAATAATCTACAGTACGGGAATCGAGAAGTAACGCAAAATAACCCTTTATATTCAGCTGTGGACAATAGTGGATATCTTTACGATTCCCCGGACGAGCACCAAGGTCAGGCATCTGAAAATACATCGGTGTACGAATTAAGAGATCCTGGAACTCTTGGGCAAGAGGCTATATTGAAAACAAATACGGAAGTACCAATCCAAACCCAGCAAATGGAAACAGTCAGCCCAAGTCCAAATCCACCGGAAGTGTacttcataaaatattatggcAATGAAAGTAATAAAACTACCACATCACCTGAATCACAGACCTCAAGTGATTCCTCGAATGAGGTTTCAGACGGAAGTGGTTTAATAGACATTAGAACAGGTGTAATTGATGAAGTTCTGGACAGTCAAAAAAAGCCATATAATGAACACTCTGCCTACAACGTTCCATTAAATTAA